One window of Channa argus isolate prfri chromosome 4, Channa argus male v1.0, whole genome shotgun sequence genomic DNA carries:
- the cnot1 gene encoding CCR4-NOT transcription complex subunit 1 isoform X12, with protein sequence MNLDSLSLALSQISYLVDNLTKKNYRASQQEIQHILNRHGPEADRHLLRCLFSHVDFSGDGKSSGKDFHQTQFLIQECVSLISKPNFISTLCYAIDNPLHYQKSLKPSAHLFTQLSKVLKLSKVQEVIFGLALLNSSNADLRGFAAQFIKQKLPDLLRSYVDADLGGNQEGGFQDIAIEVLHLLLSHLLFGQKGASGVGQEQIDAFLKTLCRDFPQERCPVVLAPLLYPEKRDILMDRILPDSGEFAKTIMESSLAEFMQEVGYGFCANVDECRNIILQYGVREVTASQVARVLGMMARTHSGLTDGIPLQSISAPGSGIWSDGKDKNDGSQAHTWNVEVLIDVVKEVNPNLNFKEVTYELDHPGFIIRDSKGLQIVVYGIQRGLGVEVFPVDLIYRPWKHAEGQLSFIQHSLMNPEVFCFADYPCHTVAIDILKAPPEDDNREIATWKSLDLVESMLRLSEVGQYEQVKQLFGFPIKHCPDMLVLALLQISTSWHTLRHELISTLMPIFLGNHPNSAIILHYAWHGQGQSPSIRQLIMHSMAEWYMRGEQYDQAKLSRILDVAQDLKSLSMLLNGTPFAFVIDLAALASRREYLKLDKWLTDKIREHGEPFIQACVTFLKRRCPSIMGGLAPDKDQPKSAQLPPETLATMLACLQSCAGNVSQELSETILTMVANCSNVMNKARQPPPGVMPKGRAPSTSSLDAISPVQMDPLSGMGSLNLGNTATSHTQSMQGFPTSLSSAFSNPQSPAKAFPPLSNTNPSTPFGGIGTLSSQLPGPLGSGIGSGIGSSLGMPPVSTDPFGNRKMSTPGLNPPTFQQTDLSQVWPEANQHFSKEIDDEANSYFQRIYNHPPHPTMSVDEVLEMLQRFKDSTIKREREVFNCMLRNLFEEYRFFPQYPDKELHITACLFGGIIEKGLVTYMALGLALRYVLEALRKPYGSKMYYFGIAALDRFKNRLKDYPQYCQHLASIGHFLQFPHHLQEYIEYGQQSRDPPVKMQGSITTPGSLALAQVQAQAQSQQVSGPKAPQPGQTSTLVTTTTTTTTAAKTTTITRPTPSSFKKDVPPSINTTNIDTLLVATDQTERIVEPPENVQEKIAFIFNNLSQSNMTQKVEELKETVKEEFMPWVSQYLVMKRVSIEPNFHSLYSNFLDTLKNPEFVKMVLNETYRNIKVLLTSDKAAANFSDRSLLKNLGHWLGMITLAKNKPILYTDLEVKSLLLEAYVKGQQELLYVVPFVAKVLESSLRSMVFRPQNPWTMAIMNVLAELHQEHDLKLNLKFEIEVLCKNLSLDINELKPGNLLKDKEKLKNLEEQLSAPKKEAKPPEEMLPVSTTGDFVPFAAPPSTPAATTTTCTTTGPPTPQFSYHDINVYALAGLAPHININVNIPLLQAHPQLKQCVRQSVERAVQELVHPVVDRSIKIAMTTCEQIIRKDFALDSEESRMRVAAHHMMRNLTAGMAMITCREPLLMSIATNLKNSFAAALRAPTPQQREMMEEAAARIAQDNCELACCFIQKTAVEKAGPEMDKRLATEFELRKHARQEGRRYCDPVVLTYQAERMPEQIRLKVGGVDPKQMAVYEEFARNVPGFLPSNDLSQPTGFLAQPMKQQAWATDDVAQIYDKCIADLEQHLHAIPPSHGINNLTQSLRSLLEAVALARNSRDGIAALGLLQKAVEGLLDATSGADADLLLRYRECHLLVLKALQDGRAYGPQWCNKQITRCLIECRDEYKYNVEAVELLIRNHLVNMQQYDLHLAQSMENGLHYMAVAFAMQLVKLLLVDERSVSHVTEADLFHTIETLMRTCAHSRANAPEGLPQLMDVVRSNYEAMIDRAHSGPNFMMHSGISQASEYDDPPGLREKAEYLLREWVNLYHSAAAGRDSTKAFSAFVGQMHQQGILKTDDLITRFFRLCTEMCVEISYRAQAEQQHNPAASAAIIRAKCYHNLDAFVRLIALLVKHSGEATNTVTKINLLNKVLGIVVGVLIQDHDVRQTEFQQLPYHRIFIMLLLELNAPEHVLETINFQTLTAFCNTFHILRPTKAPGFVYAWLELISHRIFIARMLAHTPQQKGWPMYAQLLIDLFKYLAPFLRNVELNKPMQILYKGTLRVLLVLLHDFPEFLCDYHYGFCDVIPPNCIQLRNLILSAFPRNMRLPDPFTPNLKVDMLSEINIAPRILTNFTGVMPSQFKKDLDSYLKTRSPVTFLSELRSNLQFLSFVSQVSNEPGNRYNIQLINALVLYVGTQAIAHIHNKGSTPSMSTITHSAHMDIFQNLAVDLDTEGRYLFLNAIANQLRYPNSHTHYFSCTMLYLFAEANTEAIQEQITRVLLERLIVNRPHPWGLLITFIELIKNPAFKFWSHDFVHCAPEIEKLFQSVAQCCMGQKQAQQVMEGTGAS encoded by the exons ATGAATCTTGACTCGCTTTCGCTGGCTTTGTCTCAAATCAGCTATCTGGTGGAcaatttaacaaagaaaaactacCGAGCCAGCCAGCAAGAAATACAGCAT ATTTTAAATCGTCACGGACCTGAGGCAGACAGGCATCTTTTACGCTGTCTCTTCTCCCATGTGGATTTTAGTGGCGATGGTAAAAGTAGTGGCAAGGACTTTCACCAG ACACAGTTTCTGATCCAGGAGTGTGTCTCGTTGATATCAAAGCCAAACTTTATCTCTACTCTGTGCTACGCCATTGACAATCCCCTGCACTACCAGAAG AGTTTGAAGCCATCGGCACACTTATTTACTCAACTAAGTAAAGTTCTTAAGCTCAGCAAGGTCCAGGAG gttATATTTGGCCTTGCTTTGCTCAATTCCAGTAACGCAGACCTTCGTGGTTTTG CTGCACAGTTTATTAAACAGAAACTTCCAGACCTTCTGAGGTCATACGTTGACGCAGATCTCGGAGGAAATCAGGAAGGTGGCTTCCAAGACATTGCCATAGAAGTCTTGCACCTACTGCTCTCCCATCTACTGTTTGGCCAGAAGGGAGCCAGTGGAGTAGGGCAAGAGCAAATTGACGCCTTCCTCAAGACACTTTGCCGAG ATTTCCCCCAAGAGCGTTGTCCTGTGGTGCTTGCACCACTGCTTTACCCTGAAAAACGGGACATTCTGATGGACAGGATCCTGCCAGACTCAGGGGAGTTCGCTAAGACCATAATGGAGAGTTCTCTTGCAGAATTCATGCAAGAAGTTGGCTATGGCTTCTGTGCTAA TGTGGATGAGTGCAGAAACATAATCCTCCAGTATGGGGTGAGGGAAGTGACAGCCAGCCAGGTAGCCAGGGTCCTGGGCATGATGGCTCGTACACATTCTGGTCTAACTGACGGGATCCCACTACAG tcTATTTCAGCTCCAGGAAGTGGTATCTGGAGTGACGGCAAGGATAAGAACGATGGCTCGCAGGCACACACATGGAATGTTGAGGTTCTTATTGATGTAGTCAAAGAAGTG AATCCCAACTTGAACTTCAAAGAGGTGACATATGAACTGGACCACCCGGGCTTTATAATCCGTGACAGTAAAGGCCTACAAATAGTAGTGTATGGCATACAGAGGGGGTTGGGAGTGGAAGTCTTTCCTGTTGACCTCATCTATCGACCATGGAAACATGCAGAAGGACAA ttgtCATTCATTCAGCACTCTTTGATGAACCCAGAGGTGTTTTGCTTTGCTGACTACCCTTGCCACACTGTGGCAATTGACATCCTTAAGGCCCCACCAGAGGATGACAACCGGGAGATTGCCACCTG GAAAAGTTTAGACCTGGTGGAGAGCATGCTGAGGCTCTCTGAGGTGGGCCAGTATGAGCAGGTGAAGCAGCTGTTTGGTTTTCCAATCAAGCATTGCCCAGATATGTTGGTGTTGGCATTATTGCAGATCTCCACCTCCTGGCACACACTGCGCCATGAGCTCATCTCTACCCTTATGCCCATCTTTCTGGGCAACCACCCCAACTCTGCCATCATTCTGCACTATGCCTGGCATGGACAG GGACAGTCTCCCTCCATCCGCCAGTTAATTATGCATTCAATGGCTGAGTGGTACATGAGAGGGGAGCAGTATGATCAGGCCAAGCTGTCTCGCATCCTGGATGTAGCTCAGGACTTGAAG TCTCTGTCCATGCTGCTGAATGGTACTCCCTTTGCCTTTGTTATTGACCTTGCTGCACTTGCCTCTCGACGTGAATACCTCAAACTTGATAAATGGCTAACTGACAAAATCAGAGAGCATGGg gAACCTTTTATCCAGGCATGTGTAACATTCCTGAAGAGACGCTGCCCATCCATTATGGGGGGTTTGGCCCCAGACAAGGACCAGCCCAAAAGTGCCCAGCTGCCCCCAGAAACCTTAGCTACTATGCTGGCCTGCTTGCAGTCTTGTGCTGG GAATGTATCCCAGGAACTGTCAGAGACTATCCTGACCATGGTTGCTAACTGCAGCAATGTAATGAATAAAGCACGGCAGCCACCACCAGGAGTAATGCCAAAAGGGCGTGCCCCTAGCACCAGCAGCCTCGATGCCATCTCACCTGTACAG ATGGACCCTCTGTCTGGCATGGGTTCCTTGAACCTGGGTAACACAGCCACCTCACACACTCAGAGTATGCAGGGTTTCCCAACCTCACTGAGTTCAGCTTTCAGTAATCCCCAGTCCCCAGCAAAGGCCTTTCCGCCTCTCTCCAACACAAACCCCAGCACACCATTTGGGGGCATTGGCACCTTGTCCTCGCAGCTCCCTG gtCCCCTGGGTTCGGGCATAGGCTCTGGTATAGGTTCTAGTCTGGGGATGCCACCAGTAAGCACCGACCCTTTTGGCAACAGGAAGATGAGCACACCGGGCCTCAACCCGCCTACCTTTCAGCAGA ctgACCTTTCTCAGGTGTGGCCTGAAGCAAACCAGCACTTTAGCAAGGAGATAGACGACGAAGCAAACAGTTACTTCCAGCGAATCTACAACCACCCACCTCACCCAACAATGTCTGTGGATGAA GTACTGGAGATGCTTCAGAGATTCAAGGATTCAACCATCAAGCGTGAGCGAGAAGTGTTCAATTGTATGCTTCGGAACTTGTTTGAAGAATATCGATTCTTTCCCCAATATCCAGACAAGGAGCTGCACATCACAGCCTGTCTTTTTGGTGGCATTATTGAGAAGGGTCTTGTCACCTACATGGCCCTGGGCTTGGCACTCCGATATGTTCTTGAAGCTTTAAGAAAACCCTACGGatccaaaatgtattattttggaATTGCTGCCCTAGATAGGTTCAAAAACAg ACTGAAGGACTATCCTCAATATTGTCAACACCTGGCTTCAATTGGACACTTCTTACAATTCCCCCACCATTTACAAGAG TATATCGAGTATGGTCAACAGTCACGGGACCCTCCGGTGAAGATGCAAGGCTCAATCACCACCCCAGGCAGCCTGGCACTGGCACAAGTTCAAGCTCAGGCCCAGTCACAGCAAGTTAGTGGCCCCAAAGCCCCACAGCCAGGTCAAACCAGCACTCTCGTCACTACGACAACAACTACCACCACAGCAGCTAAGACCACCACCATCACAAGACCAACACCCAGCAGCTTCAAAAAAGATGTGCCT CCCTCCATAAACACTACCAACATTGACACCCTGCTGGTAGCCACTGACCAAACGGAAAGGATTGTAGAGCCTCCAGAGAATGTACAGGAGAAGATTGCTTTTATCTTTAACAACCTTTCACAATCCAACATGACGCAGAAG GTTGAAGAGCTAAAAGAGACTGTGAAGGAGGAGTTTATGCCTTGGGTCTCTCAGTACCTTGTGATGAAGCGTGTCAGCATTGAGCCCAACTTCCACAGTCTATACTCAAACTTTCTGGACACACTGAAGAATCCAGAGTTTGTCAAGATGGTTCTTAATGAAACCTACAGGAatattaag GTCCTGTTGACCTCTGACAAGGCAGCTGCCAATTTCTCTGATCGCTCCCTGTTGAAGAACCTGGGCCACTGGCTGGGCATGATAACACTGGCCAAAAACAAACCTATCCTCTATACA GATCTAGAAGTCAAGTCTCTGTTACTGGAGGCCTATGTGAAAGGACAGCAGGAGTTACTTTATGTGGTTCCTTTTGTCGCAAAGGTTTTGGAGTCTAGTCTGCGGAGCATG GTTTTCAGACCCCAGAACCCCTGGACCATGGCCATCATGAATGTTCTGGCTGAGCTGCATCAGGAACATGACCTCAAG CTCAACTTAAAGTTTGAGATTGAAGTTCTTTGTAAGAACTTGTCTTTGGACATCAATGAGCTCAAACCAGGAAATCTGCTAAAGGATAAGGAGAAGTTAAAGAACCTGGAGGAGCAGCTATCTGCaccaaagaaagaagcaaagccCCCTGAGGAGATGCTGCCAGTTTCTACAACAG GAGACTTTGTTCCATTTGCAGCTCCTCCCTCAACTCCAGCTGCTACTACCACCACTTGCACAACCACAGGACCCCCAACCCCACAATTCAGTTACCACGATATCAATGTTTATGCCTTGGCAGGCCTGGCTccacacataaatataaatgtcaaC ATCCCTCTGCTACAGGCACATCCTCAGCTGAAGCAGTGTGTAAGGCAGTCGGTGGAGCGGGCTGTCCAGGAGCTGGTGCACCCTGTGGTTGACCGGTCTATCAAAATTGCCATGACAACTTGTGAGCAGATCATCAGGAAAGACTTTGCCCTGGATTCGGAGGAGTCCCGCATGCGTGTAGCTGCTCACCACATGATGAGAAACCTGACTGCTGGCATGGCCATGATCACCTGCCGTGAACCATTGCTCATGAGCATTGCCACCAATCTTAAGAACAGTTTTGCTGCTGCTCTTAGA GCACCGACACCCCAACAGAGGGAAATGATGGAGGAGGCTGCAGCCAGGATTGCTCAAGACAACTGTGAATTGGCTTGCTGTTTTATACAGAAAACTGCTGTAGAGAAGGCTGGACCTGAAATGGACAAACGACTAGCCACG GAGTTTGAACTGAGAAAGCATGCACGCCAAGAGGGACGTCGCTATTGTGACCCTGTTGTTCTGACTTATCAGGCTGAACGTATGCCTGAACAGATCAGACTTAAG GTGGGAGGAGTTGACCCTAAGCAAATGGCTGTATATGAGGAGTTTGCCAGGAACGTTCCAGGTTTCTTACCCAGTAACGATCTCTCCCAACCCACTGGCTTCTTAGCTCAGCCCATGAag CAACAGGCATGGGCCACAGATGATGTGGCTCAGATCTATGATAAGTGCATTGCTGATTTGGAGCAACATCTTCATGCCATCCCTCCTTCCCATGGAATAAACAATCTGACCCAGTCACTGCGCAGCCTGCTGGAAGCTGTTGCTTTGGCTAGAAACTCCAGGGATGGCATTGCTGCACTTGGGCTTCTGCAGAAG gcaGTGGAAGGTCTTCTGGATGCTACAAGTGGGGCTGATGCAGATTTGCTGCTTCGCTACAGAGAGTGCCACCTGCTGGTGCTTAAAGCCCTACAGGATGGACGTGCCTATGGACCACAATGGTGCAATAAGCAGATCACAAG GTGTCTGATTGAATGCCGTGATGAGTACAAATACAACGTTGAGGCAGTGGAGCTCCTGATCAGGAACCATCTTGTGAATATGCAGCAGTATGACCTGCACTTGGCACAG TCTATGGAGAATGGACTGCATTATATGGCAGTGGCATTTGCCATGCAGTTGGTGAAGCTGCTTCTGGTGGATGAACGAAGCGTCAGCCACGTCACAGAGGCTGACCTCTTCCACACAATTGAAACTTTGATGAGGACCTGTGCACATTCTAGAGCCAACGCACCTGAGGG CCTTCCCCAGCTGATGGATGTTGTCCGCTCCAACTATGAGGCCATGATTGATAGAGCTCACAGCGGACCCAACTTTATGATGCACTCTGGGATTTCACAGGCTTCAGAATATGATGATCCTCCAGGCCTAAGGGAGAAGGCAGAGTACCTCTTGAGAGAATGGGTTAACCTGTATCACTCAGCTGCTGCTGGCAGAGATAGCACCAAAGCCTTTTCTGCCTTTGTTGGCCAG ATGCACCAGCAGGGTATTCTGAAAACCGATGACCTGATCACAAGGTTTTTCCGGCTGTGCACAGAAATGTGCGTGGAGATAAGCTACCGGGCACAGGCTGAGCAGCAGCACAATCCGGCTGCTAGTGCAGCAATTATCAGAGCGAAGTGTTACCACAACCTGGATGCCTTTGTCAGGCTCATAGCCCTGTTGGTCAAACACTCTGGAGAGGCTACCAACACAGTGACAAAAATCAACCTCCTCAACAAG GTGCTGGGCATTGTGGTTGGGGTGTTGATCCAAGACCATGATGTTCGTCAGACAGAATTTCAGCAGCTGCCATACCACCGCATTTTTATCATGCTGCTTTTGGAGCTCAATGCCCCTGAACATGTCCTCGAGACCATTAACTTCCAGACACTCACTGCCTTCTG CAATACCTTTCACATCCTGAGACCTACTAAAGCACCTGGCTTTGTGTACGCCTGGCTGGAGCTCATCTCCCATCGAATCTTTATTGCCAGGATGcttgcacacacaccacagcagAAG GGTTGGCCAATGTATGCACAGCTGCTAATTGATCTGTTCAAGTACCTGGCCCCTTTCTTGAGGAATGTTGAGCTCAACAAACCTATGCAAATCCTCTACAAG GGCACACTGCGAGTGCTGCTGGTCCTGCTCCATGACTTCCCAGAGTTCCTGTGTGACTACCATTATGGCTTCTGTGATGTTATCCCACCCAACTGCATCCAGCTCCGCAACCTCATCCTCAGTGCCTTTCCACGCAACATGAGGCTCCCTGATCCTTTCACACCTAATCTAAAG GTTGACATGCTGAGTGAGATAAACATCGCTCCGCGCATCCTCACAAACTTTACAGGGGTTATGCCCTCCCAATTCAAGAAAGATCTGGATTCGTATCTCAAGACCCGCTCACCAGTCACTTTCCTGTCTGAGCTGCGCAGCAACCTGCAG tttttatcttttgtctcCCAGGTATCTAATGAGCCAGGCAACCGCTACAACATCCAACTGATCAATGCTCTGGTGTTGTATGTAGGGACACAAGCAATTGCTCACATTCACAACAAGGGTAGCACCCCCTCCATGAGCACAATCACCCACTCTGCGCACATGGACATATTCCAGAATCTAGCTGTGGATTTGGACACAGAAG GGCGTTACCTTTTCTTGAATGCAATTGCCAATCAGCTGCGCTACCCCAACAGCCACACTCACTACTTCAGCTGCACCATGCTCTATTTGTTTGCTGAGGCCAACACAGAGGCCATCCAGGAGCAAATTACACG gGTTTTGTTGGAGAGGCTGATAGTGAACAGGCCACACCCCTGGGGTCTCCTAATCACCTTCATTGAGCTAATCAAGAATCCTGCCTTCAAGTTCTGGAGTCATGACTTTGTGCACTGTGCCCCTGAGATTGAAAA GCTGTTCCAGTCAGTAGCCCAATGCTGCATGGGACAAAAGCAGGCTCAGCAGGTGATGGAGGGCACTGGAGCCAGCTAG